The genomic window GACGAGCCGGTGCAGAAGGCCTGTGGGAGTTTCAGGAAGTTGAATTCGGTCGTCGACCAGAGAATCCATTCCTCGGCCCAGGTGCTGAGATGGACGGCGATGAGCGCTAGAGCACTGGCGAATTCGATCACGAAATCGCGGTCGCTGGAAATGTCCAGGCTGTTGGCGGCCACGCCGGCGAAGTTCAGTTCGCGCGCGACGAACTCGCGATCGATCGGCAATGTGGAGCCTGCGAGCGCGCCGGCGCCGAGGCTGAGTTGATTGGCGCGATGGCGGCAATCCACCAGGCGGCCGCGGTCACGTTGGAGCTTTTCGCAATAGGCGAGCCAGTAGTGCGGCGCCAGCACCGGCTGCGCGCGCTGGAGGTGCGTGTAGCCGGGCAGGATCATGTCTTGATCGCGCCGGCAACGGCTTACGAAGGCTGCTTGCACATTGGCCAACAGTTGATCGATACGATCAATGGCTTCGCGGACCCAAAGACGGAGGTCGGTGGAAACCTGGTCGTTGCGGCTGCGCGCGGTATGGAGTTTGCGTCCGATGTCGCCGAGTCGTTCGACTAATGCCTGCTCGATGTGCATGTGCACATCTTCCAACTCGATGCGGAGCGGAAACTCGCCCTGCTCAAACTGGCGGCGGATTTCCGCCAAGGCCTGCACAATTTGTTCGCACTCGTCGTCGGTGATGAGCCCGACGTGGGCAAGCATTTTGGCGTGGGCGGTGGAGCCGGCGATATCCTGCGCGTAGAGGCGGTGATCGAAGGTCACGCTTTCGGTGAACTTCTCGACACGGCGATCCGTCGCCTCTTGAAAAACTCCGCCCCAAGCCTTTTGGGCCACCGGTGGGTCTCGACAGGATGGTCGAGCCTCGCAGAACTTTATTGCAACAACTTATTTACTGTAAACGGCTTAGGACGAACTGTCAACGAGGTTGGTAGGGGAGGAAGCGGCGTTTTTTGGGGGATGAAAGGGGGCTGGAAGGGGTGGATTTGGTGCAATTTCGGGATGGTCGCTGGCGTTTTTTCGAAATCGAATTGGCGTTTTCAGCTAAAAGGCAGTCGTCTACCTAAATCGTTGGGAATTCCCAAGTTGGCTCGATGCGTTTTTCAAAATCGAGTGGCGGCGAGGCGTGGTTGGC from Planctomycetia bacterium includes these protein-coding regions:
- the argH gene encoding argininosuccinate lyase, which encodes MAQKAWGGVFQEATDRRVEKFTESVTFDHRLYAQDIAGSTAHAKMLAHVGLITDDECEQIVQALAEIRRQFEQGEFPLRIELEDVHMHIEQALVERLGDIGRKLHTARSRNDQVSTDLRLWVREAIDRIDQLLANVQAAFVSRCRRDQDMILPGYTHLQRAQPVLAPHYWLAYCEKLQRDRGRLVDCRHRANQLSLGAGALAGSTLPIDREFVARELNFAGVAANSLDISSDRDFVIEFASALALIAVHLSTWAEEWILWSTTEFNFLKLPQAFCTGSSMMPQKVNPDVLELTRGKSARVLATVTRLLTLVKGLPLAYNRDLQEDKEAIFDAYDTVAACLELAAPLVAGAELNREAIHERLDRGHLDATTLMEYLVRQNVPLRTAHELTGQLVRTAIERKLRLSDLSLDDFRAVYPAMDDGVYGVLGVDNAVNAFVSYGSTAPAEVDRQIGIWEERVHHGGHGEHGGRTELATLARTPS